Part of the Bacillus sp. THAF10 genome is shown below.
ATATTTTCCACATTTCTTGCATCAATTGGTGGAAATTGTAGAAGACTGCTGGAATTTCCAGAGTAATTATCTTGAAGTTTAGTAGCGACAAGATTCACACCGCTTCTTGGTGTTGTTCCAACAGTTGGAACTCCCCATTCCCAATCACCTGATAACAGCATTCCATCTACCTTCTCATCAAAATTACTTTCAAACACGTCATTTGGATTAATACCAAAGCTTATTTCTACATTAAAAATATCTGTTGTTGCTTCATTACCGCTAAAATCTTCCACTTTTATCATGTACTCGAAACCAGGGTCCTTAACATACTCCATAGGAACTTCCACTTGATAAGTGCCATTTGTAAAATCACCTGAAGTGCGTGTATGTTCGATCACTACCCAGTCAGCATCTTTATGTTCACGGACGTATAGATTTACACCTACAACTGAAACATTATCGATTACATGCGTATCAAGTACGACATTTAACCCCGTATAGCCAAACTCAAATGGCTCATGCGTGATAACTGGGGCTTCATTATCCTCCCCTTGTTTTAATACCTGTCCAGAAATACCACCCATTCCTGTTGCAATAGAAGCAACGGCTTCGTATGCATTTACTAATCCATGTCCATATCCATAGTTAGGGACGGTTGGATATTGATTGTCAGTAAGTGGATTGGAGGTGTCTCTTATAATTTCTTCTAATTTATCTACCGTCAAGGAGGCATCAACTGAACGCAGTAATGCCGCAACTCCAGAGATATGCGGTGCTGCCATGGAGGTTCCATTCCATCCACCTTGATATCCCGTTGGCACAGAAGAACGAATGTTTACACCTGGCGCGGAAATATCAGGCTTTAAGTCTTTAGAATACGGTCCAGGTCCTACACTTGAGAAGCTTCCTTTTTTGTTATTAATATCGGTGGCTGCAACAGCATAGCTTTCCGGATAATTTGCTGGAGCACTTACTTTGTTTGGATAAGCATTACCTGCCGAAAAGACCGGAAGAATTCCTGCATCCCTCCACGCCTGTACCATTGGTCGGTACCACTCATCCAATCCTGCTCCCCCTCCCCAAGAATTGTTGATAATATCTGGAGCAAGGGTTGGATCTCCGTTTGGTGCAAGCATGAACTGACCTGCAGCTAGTAACCAGGAATCTTGGCCACCTTGTTCAGTAAATGCCCTTGCAGCAATCCATTTGGCACCAGGAGCGACTCCTATTTTATTTTTCCCAGCTGGGTCTTGACCGAGGATAGTCCCCATTACATGGCTACCGTGTGGAGTCGAAGCTAAATCATATGGCATACTCTGATTAGATACAGCATCAAACCAGTTCCCTACTGGATTTGGGTTGTTGGGATCCATATGGTTAAACCCACGCCATTTTTCTTTCAAGGCTTCATGCTGCCAGTGTGCTCCCGTATCAATCATTCCAACAACAACGCCGCTTCCATTAATCCCAAATTCACTCCAGACACTTGGAGCATCAATATGGTTAATGTTCCATTCGATGCTGCTGTCACCCTCTTGCAGCACACTTTCACTATGGTTTTGCACATATTGGTTTTCAGATGGAGTGGCTGATATTTCCGGCCAATCGACCTCAATTTTTTCATCTAGTCGAACATTGGCTACTTCTGGGTGTTTTTTAATTTCTTCTAGCACTGCTTTTGATGCTTTAACATACATCACATTCATTATGTAAAAGCTTTTCACTTCTTCTACATGCTTGCTTGATTTTAAGGATTGAAGTAAGGAATTTTGTGTAATTTCTGCTGTGGATTTTAATGCATCAACTACTGCATAACGTGATTGGAGGTTTTGCTGGAAGGGAGAAACATGTTGTTGAAATTTCATCTGTTCCCTTGCTTGAAGTGCTACTACAGACGTATCAACCTGATTTTTCATTTCGACAATTAACTCTACAAACTCTTCCTGTTTAAATGCCTCATAAACTTCTTCCTGAACGGTTACTTCATCTTGATTCCCCTTAGACTTGAGAAGAACTTCCGCTCCCTCTACCTCTCTTGCACCTACAGTACTCGCCAATGCACTAAAAATTAGTAGCAAAGACAACATAGATGCAAACAACGATTTTGTCATGCTCCTTTTTCTCTTCACCTAACACACTCCTCTTTTTTACATTCCATTGTTTATTTTGACATTTTTCTTAATATTCCTTCAATTTAAAAAATTTAAATTATTTTTGAGTAAATATTCCTACAAGTGGTGAAATTATCTAAATGTTGAAATTCAGCTTATTAGCTAAAGCCTATTTTCGTAAAGTTTACAATCAACAGCTAGAACCAACTCATGATCAACATTCATCTTTAACACAGCCTAACTAAAAGGAAACCTCCACAATCCTTTTTAAAGAAGTGGAGGCATCCATATCAAATCGTTTTAGCATGTTTTCTTATGGCATGATAGCTATAATTCATGAGGTACCAACAAGACAATATTACATTTTTGTTTTCAATTTTTCTGTAAGTGTTCCACGTTTTCTTGGCAGAGTGAAACTTGTTGCTTGATAAGGAATTCTCGCATTTCCTATAGACTGCAAGCTCCTCATTTAGACCATGGGCAGTAATTCCTTCTTTCAGAATAGATAGCCATAGCCCGTAATCCTCTGAGCAATCGCGAAATAGTTTCATTTGAAAATTGCCTAGCTTCTGTTTATTTAAGACCACTGTTAGCGTTCCAATAGCAGTATTCAGCAATAATGTTTTATACGTCACAGTTGGAAGTGCTCTGAACACCACCTCTGTTTTCTCCCCACTTTCCTTCATGATTCTATAGGCAGTAAAGGAAAAAACACTGTCATGTTCCTTCATAAAAGCAAGTTGTTTCGTAAGCTTTTCAGGATGCCAAAGATCATCACTATCCAAAAATGCAATATACTTGCCCTTGGCCAGATTAAAAGCAGTGTTTCGTGCATGACCTGGTCCGCCATTAGTTTTCAACTCTTTTAGTTTTATTCTGGAATCCTGTTTCATTTCTTCTTTAATGATTTCACATGTATTATCTTGCGAACAATCATCAACAATAAGCATTTCCCAGTTACTATATGTTTGTGCTTGAACGGAGCGAATGGTATCTAACACATACTTGGAGGCATTATAGGTCGGAGTGATAACAGAAACCAAATCTGTAGCGTTTGTTCTCATTTTTATTCTCCCTCTCCATTTTTTAATTGTGCTTTGCGATTCGAATACCACTAAGTTTATGTTTGTTGACTTTTTCCTTCCCTACGACTACACCTTTAGCTTGTTCTCTTAGTAACACTACCCTCATGGTTTGTAGTAGTAGTTTGATGTCTAATAGAATAGATGCATTGCGGACATAAAAGAGGTCATACCTTAACTTTTCTTCTGCTTCCGAGCTGTAATTAGAAGACACCTGCGCAAGCCCTGTGATTCCTGGCTTTACATCCAAACGTTGCATATACTCTGGGACTTCTTTTTTGAATTGATTAATAAAATACATTCTTTCAGGCCGTGGCCCTACAAGACTCATTTCTCCTTTTAAAACATTAATTAATTGTGGGAGTTCATCTATTCTTAACGATCGTAACCTTGCTCCAAAAGGTGTGATTCTGGGATCATTCTCTGCAGCAAGGACAGGTCCGGTTATTTGCTCTGCATTCGAGACCATGCTTCGGAATTTCATAATTTGAAACGGTCTACCATTTAGTCCGATTCGTTCTTGTTTGAAAAACGCCGGCCCTTTAGACGTTAATGGAATAAGAATATAGAGACTGAAGAATATTGGGCTTGTAAGACCAAGCAAAAAGAGAGAAAACACGATATCTACTACTCTTTTACAATACTGGTAACCTTTTTGTGATGAAGCTGGTGAGGAAATGGAAACAGTGAGCATATCGTTTACCTGCTGCATCTGTCCTTCTATGATTACCAGTTCATAGAGCTTGGGAACTAGGAGCACCTCTTTGCCAAACTTCATGCACATATTTGTTATTAAGCCCTGTGTACTTCTATCTACTTCAGGGCTTACTATGACAACATCAACCACCCTAAGGTTTTTATTGATGATGCCTTTATTCTGCGTTGTACACACTTCGACTACGTTGAACCAGCCTTTTGGATGAGCATGAAATTTTTCCGCTATTCTACTTCCATCTTCATTAGATTTACAAACTATTAAAACCGCTTTTTGACCTAATTTGTATTTTTGAATCAACCAAATCGCTGTCCTAGAAAGGGATATCAAAGTAAACAAGAAACAAGCCCCTGTTACGATTACATAAATCTCCAATCCTCCCGGTAGAATAAAAGAAATTACCCAAACTAGAAATGCAAAAAATATGGTTGCCAAAAATATCGACATAATCAAATTTTTTAAACTTTTTCTTTTCCAATCCTCATACAAGTTAAATAAATAAAAGATCATAATCCCGAGCGAGAGAAACACAATAACTTGTGTTAAGGTCATTTCCTCATGAAAATACAACAAAAATGAAAGTTGAAATCCCACACACATCAGGATTAAGTCCATAATCACACTAGATAATTTCCTTAGTTTTATATTGAAATGGTCTCGCATTCCACGAAACTCCTTTCTCTAATCTAAGGTGATATTCTTAATGATGATTCTATTGTTCTTAATGAAGAACGTTGTTTCGATTCTAAAATCACCTATTTCTTTTTATAATAGGTTTAAATTTATATATTTTTCTAAACAAGTGACTAAAACTATAGTCCATTCTTTTCCCATCAAATATGGTAACATCCCCTATTGAAGAGATAGTATGAACTCCATCAGGATAGATACTATCTTTTCTTGGTTCTACATACGCAACAGATTCTTCCTGAAAATTTTCTGGAGTTAATGTAATGATTCTATTTATTACAATTCGACCACCATAAGTTTTTGAACAGTCCTGTGCAGGACGATATAATACACCATCCTTTATGAATGGAGTTCCTGCTGGTCTGCTAGAGCGTATATCCATTTTTACAGGATTGGCATGATGGGGAAGCCAGTTGTCAAAAAGTTTGTTGGCATAGAAGATATGCAGCTCGTAGTTATCACTTCCCGGGGCTGTATTTGCTTTTGTACAAAAAAGCCAATAACGTCCCTTATGCTTAATGATGGTAGAATCAACTGCTGCAAAATCTTTTAAAATCGTTTTGCATTTCTTCCACTTTCCTCCCACCTCCTTATAAAGACTTGCTTCCTTCTTCTCTGAGGTTTCTGGGATGCAATAAATGGCATCTTGATCTTTTACGATGTAAGGGTAGGACATATGCGTATCCATCTTCATGATGGATTGATTCCAGCTTGAGCTTTCGTTACTTGCAGATACTTCCCTAAAGTGAATATCAGATATAAAGCCCTTCACTTTTTTATGGTTTACTTCCTCCATTAATATCCTTAAACTAGTATCTTTGTGGTACCCAAAAGGGTCTGCATAGTAACACCTTTTTCCTGGATGAATCCATTGAATATGAGGATGCTTTTCCTTTAAAAATTCATCAATTGGCTGATAAACGATTCCTATATTCCAAAATTCATAACAAAACATTTTTTTGAACAGTCTCTTCGCTTTTCGAATAGTGGTTTGATAGAGAAGTTCTCCAATCTTCGCTCCTGTTGTTATTTGCCTTGATGTATAGATTGGTGAATATTCTTCCTTTAAAGCAAAAGTGTAATTCTTCTTAAAAAACATTTCTTTGCAAACCTGTGCTGGAAAACCTGCCGTTGCTCTGTATAAAGATTCGGTGTTTTTTCGCAAGGATTCAGAAATTGTTGGTAAATATCCCTTTTTTAGTGGAATCCAATATTCCTCCCTTTCACCATGCATATACAGTCCTACTTCATTCACCACTAGATTATCCTGTACTTCTTTTAAGCCTGCTGGAGCATTCCATTCTACATCTGAGCTTGAAAAGTGATAGGTCCACACACCGCGCTTTGCCACATCAGTCAGTTTTCTACTTTCATGATGGGAACCAAGGTCTAAAATAAAGTCAAGATCCATTCCTTTCATAAACTTCAAATCATCATTAGAAAATGTGTCTCGTTTATTTATTGTTAGGGTGCATACATGGATTGGTATTTTTGAAGCGGTAGAATGAATGTGAGCTTTTTTGAATAGATTACTGCGTTTGGAAAGATACGCTTCATACAGGCGATATAGCCTTGATGTAGCCTTATTATTGTGAGTGTGAATAATGACCAAAGCTAGTCTCATATCTTCCATTTCAATCATTTGATCTATACAGTTAAGCTTCCATTTTTCTATGAATGTTTCATTAATGATAATAGCAAAGCGAATTTTTTTCCTGTTCACTATTCAACACCTCGATAAGATGGTGGGTGTTTGCCTGAATTAGTGGTGGGGCTAGCTTCTCTTTGTTTGTCAAACAGCATATATTCCTCTACTGTTTCCCCAATCATTTTCTCTAAAGAAAACTTCTTTTCAACTTGTTTTCTCGCTTCCTTTGATAGTTGAAGTCGTTGAAAGTCATTAGACGATAGAGTATGAACATATTTTAGAAACTCCTCCACGGAATGCTTTTTGGTTAAAAACCCTGTGACTCCATTCGTTATTGCTTCTTGTATTCCACCTTTATTAATGGAAACAACGGGAGTTCCAACCGCCATCGCTTCTAGGATTGCCATTGGAAACACCTCCCTTTCGGATGTTAGCAAGAGAATATCCATTTCTTTAATGAATTCTTGTGGTTTCTTCACTTCTCCCAACATTGTCACTTTCTTTGTTAACGCTAGATCTTGTATCATACGCTCAATGTATGGACGCAGAGGCCCATCACCTGCAATATAAAAGTGATAGTTTGGATTGTGACGGCATGCTTTGGCAACTTCTAGAAAAAAACGATGGTTCTTTTCCTTAGAAAGCCTCGCTAGAATCCCTATTTTTTTGGGAATTGTTTGCTTCTTTTTGTAATATTGAAACTCCCTTAAGTCCACTCCATTATAAATGGTTTTTATCTTTTCACTTCTTACTCCATAATCAATCAATTGAAGCTTTTCAAAATCACTTACCGTGATAACTCGTTGAATGATGGACAAATGAAGAAGCTTTTTAAAAAGGAACGGAACATATTTTTCTAGCAATGTCACATTATGCTTTGTGTAAAAAACACAAAAATCCTTTCTGGTAAGAACCTTAACTAGCACGCCAACCATGACCATTCTCAGGCTATTAGCATGGAAAACATGAATATCTTTGCTTTGCACAAGCTTTGAGAGAGTCATAAGATTTTGCAAATACTGCTTTTTCTGCAAAAGAGTAAATTTCTCTCTATGATAGATATTGGAATAAAGTTCTCCATCAGCAGCAGCGAAATAGAACGTCGCGTTCGGATGTTGTAAGTGATTTTCTAATTTACAAAAATAATTCTCTGCCCCACCGACCATTAATTTATCGGTCACACATAGGATATTTAGCATAGATTACACCTCCTTTAAGAAGCACCCTTGTATATAGAAGTGGATGTTTCTCTTATTATTTTTCTTGATGAAATAAAAGCCTGTTCTTGCTGTCCAATGGTATGGATGTACGTAGAGAGAATTGCCAGATACAGAAAAAACATGTCATTGATAATGACCGAAAGGGAAACCATTTGAAGCATAAAACCTATATAGGTTAAAAAGAGATACTGTTTCTTCTTATAAATTTGAAATTTCCAAAGTTGCATCAATACTAAAATGACAAAAGCGAAATAAAATGAAAAACCGAAAAGACCAGATTCAGAAAGAATATCTAGAAACGTATTATGAACAGTGAGCGTGTCATTATAGTAAAAAAGGTTATATTCAGAGAAATTAAAGGCACCCACTCCTAGTACCATATGGTTGGAAAACATATCCCACGCTCGTTCCCAAAGCTCGAATCTTCCGCTCCCACCATCGCTTGAGAAGTCTTCCATTCTAGCTTCAATCATTCCTATAGCATCAAACTTAAATTTTATGATAATGACATACGCCAACAAACTTAATGAAAGAATCGATCCAAGCAATATTTTTAGTTGTTTTAGAGGTTTATTTAATGAAAGGTAGACAAGAAAAACGATGATTAGCGCAGCCAGACCACCTCTAGAAAAGGTGAGAATATTAGCAGCAACACAGAGAAGTAGGCCAAACTTATTTCTCCACGTATCGGCGTGACATAGGTAATATGCAAAGAAAATTGTATTGTAAAAAACAAAGAAATTTGGATCTTCGAGTAAACCTATTAGCCTTGGATAGCCGCGATCGGACAATACACCAAAACTTATCACATTTTCCCCATCTAGAGCTAAGTCGACTTTTTGCAGACCAATTACATAAAGCGCCAAACTAGCTATATTAAAAAAGATTCCTCCAAAAGAAAGGCCTTTTTCAATTACGTTTGAGCTCGCGTAGCTAAAAACAGATTTCATAATAAAGTAACAAGTTAGATACAAGATGATACCAAGAAGTATTCTTAAGCTGGATTCAGGATGAAGCGCAAACACACCTGTATAGCAATATACAAAATAAAAAAGTAACATCGCGACTTCATATGATTGCAAGCGCTGAAAGTGAAAGGAGAACAGATGGATAAACATGAAAAATAGGAGAAAAATCATATATGGCTTTAACGAGAACCCTAATGGAATACTGTATCTTGCTAAGGTGACAAGCAATATCATGAAAAATATCGTAAAATGATACTGGTCATTTTGCTTTTCCAATGAAAGCTTCATTCTCCACCTCCCGCGAATAATACTTCTTCATCCATGGATTAATCGTTGTCGCTTTTAGTTCTTTATCCAAAAAGAAAAATAACAGTAAGCTGAAACCATGAAGAATAAGGGCAAAAACTGGATGATGATGCAAAATCATATCTAAGAAAGTCAAGGTAGTAAAATAGATAATGAGATATGGTAAAACTACTTTTCTAGCAACTGTCCTTCTGTTGGATGAAACTATCCAAAATCCAATCAAGGCAAAAAGCTCCATCACGATACCTGCAAACGCAGCACCAATTATTCCATATTGAAGACTAGTAAACAGGTATAAGAATACTCCTGATAAGACGGCAACAAATTGGACAGCGGTCCTATGTCTCTGCCTTCCCATTGTCGTTAATCCATCGGCCAAAGCAATATTTACCCCTTGCAGCATCAATAACACCGACAGTATTTTTAAAGGAAGTATTGCTCCCAACCATGCATCACCAAACAATATCGGCACAATCAATTCAGAAAGGTAGTAAAATGGCAAAGACAATCCCATTCCAATAAGCGCCATCAGCTTGGTTTGCAGCAATAATAATCTTAAATGCTCTAGAAAATTCCCGCTGTTAAAATACCTAAATAGAACTGGATAGTATGCTCCTGCTACTATAAAAGTAACCTGCTGAAGTGCCTGGGGAATTCGGTATGCCACAGCAAACATACCAACCTCCTCTAAGGTAAGCGTTCGCTCCAAAACGAGAGGGCCTAGATGAGGCAGGAGAACAAACAACAATCCACCAAGCGTAAATGCTCCCCAATGTTTATATAAGCCCTTATGAAATCTCGCTTTCCAGACAAATGCTACATGACGAGAAAGCAAAACAAATGCCAATACTCCAGCTGCCAAATAGGAACAACCATACAGTAACGTAACTACTAATGGAGACAGTTCTACTATCAATCCAAGAAATACTGAACTAACTAGGCATGCAGCTGAGAAGATTCGTATTAGCCCACAATATTGCATTTTTTCCTTCAGTTGAAAAAAAGTAATGCCAATACTTTGTAACGCAATTCCTGTTACCATTGGAAAAACGAGAAAGTAGGCTGTTTTTATCAGTTCTGTATTACTTGAATGCAGTATTTCTATGAGTAAAAACCCTATCGCAAATGTAAGAAGCAGCAGCAGTAGCCTCATTTTCACATACGAAGTAATTACTTTCGGAAGATCGACTCCCTTTGCTGAACCTTCCCTTAGAACAATGTCACTCAACCCAGCATCTGTAAAATAGCCCATGATCATGGCAAATGCTAATACAACACTAAACAACCCATAGTGATAGGATTGTAAATAGTAAGCAAGCATAATCAGTGCGCCTGCATTTAGAATGCTGGATAGAGCAGTACTATAAAACAGATGAAAAATATTAATGGCAATAGAATTCCCCTTTTTATTCTTCATAAGAATTTCTTGCCCCTTTTCTACTAACTAAGCTGTTTGATATATTACCCCGACGATCTTCTTATTCGACCTTTCAAGATAATGTTTCGTTTGCATTGCTTCGTCTTTTTTCGTACTATGTTCCTTCATTACCAAAATAACTCCATCACATTTTCTTGAAAGAATATGAGCGTCAGAGGATTTTAGAAACGAAGGAGCCTCTAGAATAATGACCTCAAAAGAATTTCCCCACTCTGCCATCAACTCTTCTGCTTTATTCAAAAGTCCTGTATTGGAAGAGCTATCTTTCGCTGTTCCGGATGGAAGCAAAAACAGCCCTTGGGTAAAGGTTACTTTGGCATAAAGATTAATGCTTCCTTTTTCTTCAATCACATCTACCAAGCCGCTAGCATTACTCGCATTAAAAAATTTATGAAGCGAAGGTCTGCGTAAATTGGCATCAACTAGCAGCACTTTTTTCCCGAGCTCTGCAAATGAAATAGCAAGTTTAGCGGAGATAACGGATTTTTGATCCTCTAAATTAGGTGATGTTACTGTAAGGAAAATACGCTCTTTTTGTAGTTCATCCTCAATATTCGTTCGAATAATCCTAATTTGATCGGTACTGACCATGTTTTCCATTAAGGATACTTTTTTTCCCCATTTATCTTTTATTAGCTTAAACACGGACTTCCCTCCTTTTCTTCGTTTTCATTATTTTCTTATGTCTACCTTCTTCATCCATCACGAGGGGATTATTCATCTTTTGTTTTAAATCAATGGTACCAAGCAACGGAAGGCCTATTAGCTCTTCCACTTCCTTGGATTGTTTCACTGCATCATCGAGGTCTTCGTGCATGATTGCAGCTCCAATTCCTAAAAAGATACTTAAAACAAATCCAATACCAATATTAAGTGCCAGACTTCCCACTTCTTCCGGCTCAATATCAGTGGCATTTAATACTTGAATTTCTTTCATTTCAAAGCTTTCTCTCATAAACGATACTGCAGTAGAAGAAATGGTGTGAACAATCTCCTTTGCCAACTCACTATCATGATCTCTCATCACTACATTAATGATTTGAGAGTTCTTATTATTTTGCAAGGAGACTTCCTCTTCTAAGTCGATGTCCAGTTTCATTTTTGATTTGACTTCATTTAGAACGATTGGACTCTTGAGCAAATCCATCGTTGATGCCATCAGCATGTTGATTTCACCTTGTGAATCAGTATTTAGTTTTCCAACCAAAATGGTAGATGTTGCTTCATAAGTAGGCTTTATAACAAATAATGCAGCAATTAACGTTACAAGAAAAAAGAGTGTAAATGTAATAAAACTTGTTTTAAATCTTCTTTTTAAAACTTGTAAGAATTTTTTCAAATTCATTTTATCATCCATAAAGATAACCTCCTGAAATGGATAAGGTATTCGGTAAAGTTAGAGTTTTATTCGTTATAAAGAACAATACAACAAAAAAAATATTGTTTTCATGATTAAAATTTGTTCACCTCACAACAGAATGTTCATTATAAAGAATTATTTATTTGATTATACTACACATCTTTTGTAATTAACATAAATCCAGCTATATTTTTTAAAAAGTTTTTACTATTTAAAAAAGAGGCTGGGATAAAACACTTTTGTCCCAGCCTCTTTTTATTACTTCTTCTTTAATTCATCTGCAAGGAATTCTACATCTGTTCCGACAATCACTTGCATACTTGTTTTACTCATTTTAATGACACCTTTTGCACCAAGCTGCTTTAGTTTCCCCTCATCCACTAGAGTTGAGTCGGCTACTTTCAAGCGCAGCCTTGTGACACAGTTGTCTATTTCTAATACGTTTTCTTTTCCACCAAGCGCTGCGAGATACCCATCAGCAAGCTCTGCATAATCTCCTTTGGCTGCGCTTTGCTCGAATTCACCAGCAACCTCATCTTCTCTGCCAGGTGTTTTTAAATCAAGCTTAGTAATTAAAAAGTAAAAGATAATAAAGTAAAGACCACCGTATAAAAGACCCACTACAGCTAGTAAGATAGGCTTTTGGGCAATTCCAAAGTTTAATAGATAATCTATTGCACCTGCAGAGAATCCAAATCCATGGTGGATATCTAATAGATAGGCAACAGACATAGCGGTTCCTGTTAATATGGCATGAATGACATATAAAACAGGAGATAAAAACATAAACGAAAATTCAATAGGTTCGGTAATTCCAGTTAAGAAGGAAGTAAATGCGAGACCGAATAATGCACCTGCCATTGCTTTTCTGCGCTCTTTCTTTGCAGCGGCAATCATCGCAAGTGCTGCACCCGGAAGTCCAAACATCATAATTAGGAAAAAGCCTGCCATAAAGATACCAGCTGAAGGGTCACCTGCTAAGAATCGCCATAAATCCCCTTTTACTACCTCCCCTGCAGCATTCGTAAACGAACCAAATTCAAACCAAACAACGGTGTTTAAAATATGATGTAGCCCTAGAGGAATCAAAAGTCTATTCAAGAAACCAAAGATTCCTACTCCAGTCGCTCCTGCTCCGATAATCCATTCCCCAATACTATCAATACCTGCTTGCACTGGTGGCCAGAGATAACCGAAGAGAAACGCCAATGCTAGCATAACAAGGGACGTGATGATTGGGACAAAACGTCTTCCACCAAAGAACCCAAGCCAGTCTGGGAGTTTAATATTATAGTATTTGTTGTAGAGCAGACCGGCAATGATACCTGAAATAATACCACCTAGAACTCCCATATTGATTGATTCATTGATGGCAGCTACCCCGTTAGTAAGGACAAAATATCCTACTGCTCCCGCAAGAGCTGCTGCTCCACTTCCATCCTTTGAGAATCCAATTGCCACCCCAATTGCAAAAAGCAAGGCAAGATTGCCGAATACCGCGTTCCCCGCTGCAGAGATAAACGGAATATTTAATAAGTCCTCTTGTCCCAAACGAAGGAGCAGGGCAGCAGCAGGCATGATGGCAATAGGTAGCATGAGTGATTTACCGATTTTTTGTAAAAAACCTAACATAAAAGCACCTCTTTTCTTCCAGAATACTACTATTTTATGTAACTATTTAGAAAGCTAGTACCAGCCTAGTGGTCTAGTTTTCTATTTTTTATAGTAAAGGCTGTTTTAGCAAACTTTGTTGCTACTGCGTATAGTTAAGACACTCGTCATCCACGTTGCTGTCGTGCTCTTTTCGTGGAGGAAGTTTGAAACAGGTGGCAATTTTTCTTCGCATAATGATAGGAAAAAGTCTTAAAGCCGACTTTTTCTTAGGTTTTTAGCAAACAATCTTTTAGAAAAGAGCTTAGTAAAAGCTGTTTTCGCAAACTTTGTTGCTACTGCGTATAGTTAAGGCACTCGTCATCCACGTTGCTATCGTGCTCTTTTCGTGGAGGTAGTTTGAAACAGGTGGCAATTTTTCTTTGCATAATGATAGGAAAAAGTCTTAAAGCCGACTTTTTCTTAGGTTTTTAGCAAACAAGCTTTTAGAAAAGAGCTTAGGGAAAAGAACTTGAGGCAATTGCCTCAAGTTCTTTATCACCATTACTTATAAAGCAGGTATTGACGACGTACTTTATGAAACTCCTTTAATTCTTTTTTCCAGTCAGAAGCAAGCTCGTCAACTGATCTACCTTCCTCTATTCCTTGTCGAATCCACTTGTTGCCTACTAGGTTATCGAAGAAGGAGATGCCTTTACTATTTTCAGCACGAAATGCAAAATCCTCCGGGTACA
Proteins encoded:
- the nagE gene encoding N-acetylglucosamine-specific PTS transporter subunit IIBC, whose protein sequence is MLGFLQKIGKSLMLPIAIMPAAALLLRLGQEDLLNIPFISAAGNAVFGNLALLFAIGVAIGFSKDGSGAAALAGAVGYFVLTNGVAAINESINMGVLGGIISGIIAGLLYNKYYNIKLPDWLGFFGGRRFVPIITSLVMLALAFLFGYLWPPVQAGIDSIGEWIIGAGATGVGIFGFLNRLLIPLGLHHILNTVVWFEFGSFTNAAGEVVKGDLWRFLAGDPSAGIFMAGFFLIMMFGLPGAALAMIAAAKKERRKAMAGALFGLAFTSFLTGITEPIEFSFMFLSPVLYVIHAILTGTAMSVAYLLDIHHGFGFSAGAIDYLLNFGIAQKPILLAVVGLLYGGLYFIIFYFLITKLDLKTPGREDEVAGEFEQSAAKGDYAELADGYLAALGGKENVLEIDNCVTRLRLKVADSTLVDEGKLKQLGAKGVIKMSKTSMQVIVGTDVEFLADELKKK
- a CDS encoding YveK family protein, with product MDDKMNLKKFLQVLKRRFKTSFITFTLFFLVTLIAALFVIKPTYEATSTILVGKLNTDSQGEINMLMASTMDLLKSPIVLNEVKSKMKLDIDLEEEVSLQNNKNSQIINVVMRDHDSELAKEIVHTISSTAVSFMRESFEMKEIQVLNATDIEPEEVGSLALNIGIGFVLSIFLGIGAAIMHEDLDDAVKQSKEVEELIGLPLLGTIDLKQKMNNPLVMDEEGRHKKIMKTKKRREVRV
- a CDS encoding CpsD/CapB family tyrosine-protein kinase produces the protein MFKLIKDKWGKKVSLMENMVSTDQIRIIRTNIEDELQKERIFLTVTSPNLEDQKSVISAKLAISFAELGKKVLLVDANLRRPSLHKFFNASNASGLVDVIEEKGSINLYAKVTFTQGLFLLPSGTAKDSSSNTGLLNKAEELMAEWGNSFEVIILEAPSFLKSSDAHILSRKCDGVILVMKEHSTKKDEAMQTKHYLERSNKKIVGVIYQTA